In Pseudomonas fluorescens, the following are encoded in one genomic region:
- a CDS encoding MFS transporter → MHDPHSERMSGSETRAASGLALVFAFRMLGMFMVLPVLATYGMDLAGATPALIGLAIGAYGLTQAVFQIPFGIISDRIGRRPVIYLGLIVFALGSVLAANADSIWGVIAGRILQGAGAISAAVMALLSDLTREQHRTKAMAMIGMTIGLSFAVAMVVGPLLTRAFGLSGLFFATGGMALFGILIVMFMVPRSNGPLQHRESGVARQALMPTLKHPDLLRLDLGIFVLHAMLMSSFVALPLALVEKAGLPKEQHWWVYLTALLISFFAMIPFIIYGEKKRKMKRVLLGAVVTLILTELFFWQFGDSLRALVIGTVVFFTAFNLLEASLPSLISKVSPAGGKGTAMGVYSTSQFLGSALGGILGGWLFQHGGLSVVFLGCAGLAALWLAFAVTMREPPYVTSLRLPLSPEAIREAGLVERLKAVVGVTDAVIVAEEAAIYIKLDTELLDRTTLERLVNNPAGAACVA, encoded by the coding sequence ATGCACGATCCCCACAGCGAGCGCATGAGTGGCAGCGAGACCCGCGCGGCAAGCGGTCTGGCCCTGGTGTTCGCCTTCCGTATGCTTGGCATGTTCATGGTGTTGCCGGTACTGGCGACCTATGGGATGGATCTGGCGGGTGCGACCCCGGCCCTGATTGGTCTGGCGATTGGCGCATACGGCCTGACCCAGGCGGTTTTCCAGATCCCGTTCGGTATCATTTCTGACCGCATCGGTCGCCGTCCGGTGATTTACCTGGGGCTGATTGTCTTTGCCCTCGGCAGCGTGCTGGCGGCCAATGCCGATTCGATCTGGGGCGTGATCGCCGGGCGAATCCTGCAGGGCGCCGGGGCGATTTCCGCGGCGGTCATGGCCTTGCTGTCAGACCTGACCCGTGAGCAGCACCGGACGAAGGCGATGGCCATGATCGGCATGACGATTGGTCTGTCGTTCGCTGTCGCCATGGTCGTAGGACCGTTGCTGACACGTGCTTTCGGCCTGTCCGGGTTGTTTTTCGCCACGGGCGGCATGGCGTTGTTCGGCATCTTGATCGTGATGTTCATGGTGCCGCGGTCCAACGGGCCGTTGCAGCATCGTGAGTCCGGTGTGGCGCGTCAGGCGCTGATGCCGACGCTCAAGCACCCAGACCTGCTGCGCCTGGACCTGGGAATTTTTGTGTTGCACGCCATGTTGATGTCGAGCTTCGTTGCCTTGCCGCTGGCCTTGGTAGAAAAAGCCGGCCTGCCCAAGGAGCAGCACTGGTGGGTATACCTGACCGCACTGCTGATTTCTTTCTTCGCCATGATCCCGTTCATTATCTACGGCGAGAAGAAACGCAAAATGAAACGAGTTTTACTCGGTGCCGTCGTGACGCTGATACTCACTGAGCTATTCTTCTGGCAGTTCGGCGACAGCCTGCGGGCTCTGGTGATCGGTACGGTGGTGTTCTTCACCGCATTCAATCTGCTGGAAGCTTCGTTGCCATCGCTGATCAGCAAGGTTTCACCGGCCGGCGGCAAGGGCACGGCGATGGGGGTTTATTCCACCAGCCAGTTCCTCGGGTCGGCATTGGGCGGCATTCTTGGCGGCTGGCTGTTCCAGCATGGCGGTCTGTCGGTTGTGTTCCTCGGATGCGCCGGTCTGGCTGCCCTCTGGCTGGCCTTTGCTGTTACCATGCGCGAACCTCCCTACGTCACGAGCCTGCGCTTGCCGTTGTCGCCCGAGGCGATCCGCGAAGCGGGTCTGGTCGAGCGCCTGAAGGCGGTCGTAGGGGTAACAGATGCAGTCATCGTCGCGGAAGAGGCGGCGATTTACATCAAACTGGACACCGAACTATTGGATCGCACCACCCTTGAGCGCCTGGTGAACAACCCGGCCGGGGCAGCGTGCGTAGCCTAG
- the clsB gene encoding cardiolipin synthase ClsB, which yields MSSHSMEKTTLEHIPAPPSREPTAVDVEYGWQGSNRVELLENGEAYFPRVFEALRRAQSEILLETFILFEDKVGNELQQILIEAAQRGVRTTVSLDGFGCGELSTGFLTALTAAGVHLQIFDPAPKRLGIRTNWFRRLHRKIVVVDGTVAFVGGINFSADHLADFGPEAKQDYSVEVQGPAVADIHHFALLQCGRPAHAKYWWRRRWQRRSELAFSDHDGQVRLVYRDNGEHQTDIEEVYRQVLRQAQRRVVIANAYFFPGFRLLREIRNAARRGVDVRLILQGQPDMRVARLAARMTYDYLLKSGVKIYEYCDRPLHGKVALVDEDWSTVGSSNLDPLSLSMNLEANVLIRDRGFNRHLFDRLEDLSDNHCKVMSPDIAPRGRVWHMTIGFLVFHFLRHFPAWAGWLPAHKPRLKPFPPPTGSADHEPR from the coding sequence ATGAGCAGCCACTCGATGGAAAAAACCACGCTGGAACACATCCCCGCTCCGCCCTCCCGCGAGCCGACTGCGGTCGATGTCGAATACGGCTGGCAAGGCAGCAATCGGGTCGAGTTGCTGGAAAACGGCGAGGCGTACTTTCCCCGGGTGTTTGAAGCCCTGCGCCGGGCGCAAAGTGAAATCCTGCTGGAAACCTTCATTCTGTTCGAGGACAAGGTCGGCAACGAGCTGCAACAGATCCTGATCGAAGCCGCTCAACGCGGCGTGCGTACCACCGTCAGCCTCGACGGCTTTGGCTGCGGCGAACTGAGTACCGGGTTCCTCACCGCCCTGACCGCCGCCGGCGTGCACCTGCAAATATTCGACCCGGCTCCGAAACGCCTGGGCATCCGCACCAACTGGTTCCGGCGCCTGCACCGCAAGATTGTGGTGGTGGATGGCACCGTGGCGTTCGTCGGCGGGATCAACTTTTCCGCCGATCATCTGGCCGACTTCGGCCCCGAGGCCAAACAGGATTATTCCGTAGAAGTTCAGGGTCCGGCCGTTGCCGATATCCATCACTTTGCCCTGCTGCAATGCGGTCGCCCGGCGCACGCCAAATACTGGTGGCGCCGCCGCTGGCAGCGACGTTCGGAACTGGCCTTCAGCGATCACGATGGCCAGGTGCGGCTGGTGTACCGCGACAACGGGGAACACCAGACCGACATCGAGGAGGTTTACCGCCAGGTATTGCGCCAGGCGCAGCGCCGGGTGGTGATCGCCAACGCCTACTTCTTTCCCGGTTTCCGTTTGCTGCGCGAGATCCGTAACGCGGCCCGCCGAGGCGTGGATGTGCGGCTGATCCTGCAGGGCCAGCCAGACATGCGGGTGGCCAGGCTCGCGGCGCGCATGACCTATGACTACCTGCTCAAATCCGGGGTGAAGATCTACGAATATTGCGACCGCCCGCTGCACGGTAAGGTCGCGCTGGTGGATGAGGACTGGAGCACCGTTGGCTCGAGCAACCTCGACCCGTTGAGCCTGTCGATGAATCTGGAAGCCAACGTGCTGATCCGCGACCGAGGCTTCAATCGTCATCTGTTCGATCGCCTGGAAGACCTCAGCGACAACCATTGCAAGGTCATGTCTCCCGACATCGCGCCACGCGGACGTGTCTGGCACATGACCATAGGTTTTCTGGTGTTTCACTTCCTGCGGCATTTCCCGGCGTGGGCCGGTTGGTTGCCAGCGCATAAACCTCGCCTGAAACCCTTCCCCCCTCCGACCGGGAGCGCTGACCATGAACCGCGCTGA
- a CDS encoding GlxA family transcriptional regulator produces MDAERAIAELGVLIYPGAQMAAVHGLTDLFGVANRIAAEHQSAQLPLLRVSHWQVEGDQPPVRVFDSHSGPERALVAVLIPPSIGGFSEGQAPQGLIRWLREQHANGATLGGVCVGSILLAESGLLDGRSATTHWTSAKAFAERYPAIRLKADTPIVDDGDLITTAGLMAWSELGLRLVNRLLGPSIATNTARFLVVEHSDSASECGSNFAPILSHGDAAILKVQHWLQSTGATDVSLAAMAEKAGLEERTFLRRFRGATGLKPTEYCQHLRVGKAREMLEFTNGTIDHIAWTVGYQDPGAFRATFRKITGLAPSDYRTRFGVTPGAAAR; encoded by the coding sequence ATGGACGCAGAAAGGGCAATCGCTGAACTGGGCGTGCTGATCTATCCCGGCGCGCAGATGGCGGCGGTGCATGGGCTGACGGACTTGTTCGGGGTGGCCAACCGGATTGCCGCCGAGCATCAGTCTGCGCAGTTGCCGCTGTTGCGGGTCAGCCATTGGCAGGTCGAAGGCGATCAGCCGCCGGTTCGGGTCTTCGATAGTCATTCCGGACCGGAGCGCGCCCTGGTGGCCGTGTTGATTCCGCCGTCAATCGGCGGTTTTTCCGAGGGCCAGGCGCCACAGGGATTGATCCGCTGGTTGCGTGAGCAACATGCCAACGGCGCGACACTGGGCGGGGTTTGCGTGGGTTCTATCCTGTTGGCCGAAAGTGGTCTGCTCGACGGTCGCAGCGCCACCACCCACTGGACCTCGGCCAAAGCCTTTGCCGAACGTTATCCGGCGATCCGGCTCAAGGCCGATACGCCTATTGTCGATGACGGCGACCTGATTACCACCGCCGGGCTGATGGCTTGGTCGGAACTGGGTCTGCGCCTGGTCAACCGGCTGCTGGGGCCAAGCATCGCCACCAACACCGCGCGTTTTCTGGTGGTGGAACACAGCGACAGCGCCAGTGAGTGCGGCAGCAATTTTGCGCCGATCCTCAGCCACGGCGATGCGGCGATCCTCAAGGTGCAACACTGGTTGCAAAGCACCGGGGCGACCGATGTGTCGCTGGCGGCGATGGCCGAAAAGGCAGGGCTGGAAGAACGCACCTTCCTGCGCCGTTTCCGCGGGGCCACCGGGCTCAAACCCACGGAATACTGCCAGCATCTGCGAGTCGGCAAGGCCCGGGAAATGCTTGAGTTCACCAACGGCACCATTGACCACATCGCCTGGACCGTGGGTTATCAGGACCCCGGGGCGTTTCGTGCGACGTTCAGGAAAATCACCGGGCTGGCGCCGAGTGATTATCGGACGCGGTTTGGGGTGACGCCGGGGGCTGCGGCACGGTAA
- a CDS encoding alpha/beta fold hydrolase: MTARSESIQIDIDDEQMSGTFLSPKSKVPGVLFVHGWGGSQERDLERAKGIAGLGCVCLTFDLRGHTGGTGIPLTRVTREDNLRDLLAAYDRLLAHPALDTSAIAVVGTSYGGYLASILTSLRPVRWLALRVPALYRDEQWLAPKRDLDKLDLRDYRSTLVRADSNRALHACSQFTGDVLLVQSETDDYVPHSTIMSYRAACQQTHSLTHRIIDGADHALSDPVSQQAYTSILVGWITEMVVGERLSIIQSS; encoded by the coding sequence ATGACGGCTAGAAGCGAATCCATTCAGATCGACATCGACGACGAACAGATGAGCGGGACCTTCCTGAGCCCCAAATCGAAAGTCCCCGGCGTGCTCTTCGTGCACGGTTGGGGCGGCAGCCAGGAGCGGGATCTGGAACGCGCCAAAGGCATCGCCGGGTTGGGTTGTGTATGCCTGACCTTCGACCTGCGCGGGCACACTGGTGGCACCGGCATCCCATTGACCCGGGTGACCCGGGAAGACAATTTGCGTGACCTGCTGGCGGCCTATGACCGCTTGCTCGCGCACCCGGCCCTCGATACCTCGGCGATTGCCGTGGTCGGCACCAGTTACGGGGGTTATCTGGCCTCGATCCTGACCTCGCTCAGACCGGTGCGCTGGCTGGCGCTGCGGGTGCCGGCGCTGTATCGCGACGAGCAATGGCTCGCGCCGAAACGCGACCTGGACAAGCTGGATCTGCGTGATTACCGAAGCACCCTGGTGCGTGCCGACAGCAATCGTGCCTTGCATGCCTGCTCGCAATTCACCGGGGATGTCCTGCTGGTGCAGTCGGAGACCGACGACTACGTGCCCCATTCGACAATCATGAGTTACCGCGCGGCGTGCCAGCAGACTCACTCGCTGACCCATCGCATCATCGATGGCGCCGACCACGCGCTGAGCGACCCGGTTTCGCAGCAGGCCTACACCTCGATCCTCGTTGGCTGGATTACCGAGATGGTGGTGGGGGAGCGGTTGAGCATTATTCAATCGTCCTGA
- a CDS encoding DUF417 family protein yields the protein MNSMNISTDSLSKKTSLGLTTMAIGTYGIYFALAVIYFWFGGMKFTHYEAEGLVPLVSNSPFLGWVYDLFSVDLFSSLLGVLEVSIGVLIAGRLLSPKLSLIGGALSAGLFFTTLSFMFSTPGVIEPGLGFPAITVAPGQFLLKDIGLLAASLFVAGHSLTRLETP from the coding sequence ATGAACAGCATGAATATCAGCACTGACAGCCTGTCGAAAAAAACATCCCTCGGACTCACCACCATGGCGATCGGGACCTACGGCATTTACTTTGCCCTCGCCGTTATCTACTTCTGGTTCGGCGGAATGAAATTTACCCACTATGAAGCGGAGGGACTGGTGCCACTGGTGAGCAACAGCCCCTTCCTGGGATGGGTCTATGACCTTTTCAGTGTCGATCTGTTTTCCAGTTTGCTCGGTGTCCTGGAGGTTTCCATCGGCGTACTGATTGCAGGCCGCCTGCTGTCACCAAAGCTTTCCTTGATCGGAGGTGCCTTATCGGCCGGGTTATTTTTCACCACCTTGAGCTTTATGTTCTCGACACCCGGCGTGATTGAGCCCGGCCTTGGTTTCCCGGCCATTACGGTCGCGCCAGGCCAGTTCCTGCTCAAGGACATCGGCTTGCTTGCCGCCTCCCTGTTCGTGGCGGGCCATTCGCTGACCAGACTGGAAACCCCTTGA
- a CDS encoding AraC family transcriptional regulator codes for MDRLSTLLSQFGVRANLFYSGMLCGVASYDGTDQRGHIHLLQAGSVTLKGPGRSELLLTRPSLIFLPRPSRHQLIASDPEGAQLLCASMLFDGGASNPISASLPDLMVLSLDELSLLADTLRWLFGEAGAGHCGREAVLDRLFELLIILLFRHLLDHQQLSTGMMAGLADVRLSRSLIQMHNQPQRAWSVAELANESNMSRAAYAVHFRAVLGQTPLDYLLSWRISLAQKRLREGRPITLIADEVGYESPSALARAFRRKTGCSPRDWMKSLAAEGGVLAEDGDDLNASS; via the coding sequence ATGGATCGCCTGTCTACGTTGTTGTCACAGTTCGGTGTGCGCGCGAACTTGTTTTACAGCGGCATGCTTTGCGGCGTGGCGTCCTACGATGGCACCGACCAGCGCGGTCATATTCACCTGTTGCAGGCCGGCTCTGTCACCTTGAAAGGCCCCGGAAGGAGTGAGTTGTTGCTCACTCGCCCCAGCCTGATTTTCCTGCCGCGCCCCAGCCGACATCAGCTCATCGCCAGTGACCCTGAAGGTGCCCAGCTGTTATGTGCGTCGATGCTGTTCGATGGTGGCGCCAGTAATCCGATATCTGCTTCGCTCCCCGATCTTATGGTTTTGTCCCTGGATGAGCTGTCGTTGCTGGCCGACACCCTGAGATGGCTGTTCGGTGAAGCTGGCGCCGGGCATTGTGGCAGGGAGGCGGTGCTTGATCGTTTGTTCGAACTGTTGATCATCCTGCTGTTCCGGCATTTGCTCGACCACCAGCAGTTGAGCACTGGAATGATGGCCGGGTTGGCCGATGTGCGGCTGTCGCGCTCGCTGATACAGATGCATAACCAACCTCAGCGGGCCTGGTCTGTGGCCGAACTGGCGAATGAGTCGAACATGTCCCGCGCCGCTTATGCGGTGCATTTCCGCGCGGTCCTGGGACAAACACCGTTGGATTATCTTCTGAGCTGGCGCATCAGTCTGGCGCAGAAGCGCCTGCGGGAGGGGCGGCCGATTACGCTGATCGCCGATGAGGTGGGCTATGAAAGTCCGTCGGCGCTTGCCCGGGCGTTTCGCCGCAAGACCGGCTGCAGTCCACGGGACTGGATGAAATCCTTGGCCGCTGAGGGCGGCGTACTTGCTGAGGATGGCGATGACCTGAATGCATCGAGCTGA
- a CDS encoding single-stranded DNA-binding protein codes for MARGVNKVILVGTCGQDPEVRYLPNGNAVTNLSLATSEQWTDKQTGQKVEKTEWHRVSMFGKVAEIAGEYLRKGSQVYIEGKLQTREWEKDGIKRYTTEIVVDMQGTMQLLGGRPQGDQQGQGGGNNYQQSAPRQQAPRPQQSAPQQSRPAPQQAAPQPAPDFDSFDDDIPF; via the coding sequence ATGGCCCGTGGGGTTAACAAAGTCATATTGGTCGGCACTTGCGGCCAGGATCCCGAAGTTCGCTACTTGCCTAACGGTAACGCCGTGACCAACCTGAGTCTGGCGACCAGCGAACAGTGGACCGACAAGCAAACCGGTCAGAAAGTCGAAAAGACCGAATGGCACCGTGTGTCGATGTTCGGCAAGGTTGCAGAAATCGCTGGCGAATACCTGCGTAAAGGTTCGCAGGTCTACATCGAAGGCAAGCTGCAGACCCGTGAGTGGGAAAAAGACGGTATCAAGCGTTACACCACCGAAATCGTGGTCGACATGCAAGGCACCATGCAACTGCTGGGCGGCCGTCCACAGGGCGACCAGCAGGGCCAGGGCGGTGGTAACAACTACCAGCAATCTGCGCCACGCCAGCAGGCTCCGCGTCCACAGCAGTCGGCGCCGCAACAGTCGCGCCCGGCTCCACAGCAGGCGGCTCCTCAGCCGGCTCCGGATTTCGACAGCTTTGATGACGATATCCCGTTCTGA
- a CDS encoding lysylphosphatidylglycerol synthase domain-containing protein: protein MNRAEPDTATHAKSPGKSHWSRWKRPLTMLFFLMLIVLFTMLAQRLEWSEVFDNLADFKVRTLIIASGLTLVSFLVYACFDLIGRTYIRQNLTWKQILPVGVISYAFNLNLSAWVGGIAMRYRLYSRLGVSKSNIAKILGLSLATNWFGYMVIAGAVFSSGLVRMPPGWKLSSSALQGVGILLLLLSAGYLVACRFAKRREWVIRGVEIDLPSPRMAVLQLALGALNWSLMAAVIFTLLPNKLDYPLVLGVLLISAIAGVITHIPAGLGVLEAVFVALLQHEASRGSLVAGLLAYRAIYFILPLLIALVMYLLVEAKAKALRVERKPK, encoded by the coding sequence ATGAACCGCGCTGAGCCCGACACGGCAACTCACGCCAAAAGCCCCGGCAAGTCGCACTGGAGCCGCTGGAAACGACCGCTGACGATGCTGTTTTTCCTGATGCTGATCGTGCTGTTCACGATGCTCGCCCAGCGCCTCGAATGGAGCGAAGTGTTCGATAACCTGGCAGATTTCAAGGTGCGCACACTGATCATTGCGTCGGGGCTGACCCTGGTGAGTTTTCTGGTGTACGCCTGCTTCGACCTGATCGGCCGCACCTACATCCGCCAGAACCTGACCTGGAAGCAGATTCTGCCCGTGGGCGTCATCAGCTACGCCTTCAACCTGAACCTGAGCGCCTGGGTCGGTGGCATCGCCATGCGATACCGGTTGTATTCGCGGCTAGGGGTCAGCAAGAGCAACATCGCGAAAATCCTCGGCCTGAGCCTGGCCACCAACTGGTTTGGTTACATGGTCATTGCCGGCGCCGTGTTCAGCAGCGGGCTGGTGCGCATGCCACCGGGCTGGAAGCTCAGCAGTAGCGCGCTGCAAGGCGTGGGGATTTTGCTATTGCTGCTGAGCGCCGGATACCTGGTGGCGTGCCGGTTTGCCAAACGACGGGAGTGGGTGATTCGTGGTGTGGAGATTGACCTGCCGTCGCCGCGCATGGCCGTGCTGCAACTGGCCCTCGGTGCCCTGAACTGGTCGCTGATGGCAGCGGTGATCTTCACCTTGCTGCCGAACAAACTGGACTATCCACTGGTGCTGGGCGTGCTGTTGATCAGCGCCATCGCCGGGGTCATCACTCACATCCCGGCCGGGCTCGGCGTGCTGGAAGCCGTGTTCGTGGCGCTGCTGCAACACGAGGCTTCGCGGGGCAGCCTGGTGGCGGGACTGCTGGCCTATCGAGCGATTTATTTCATCCTGCCGTTGTTGATTGCCCTGGTGATGTATTTGCTGGTGGAAGCCAAGGCCAAGGCGTTGCGGGTCGAGAGAAAACCGAAGTGA
- a CDS encoding cysteine hydrolase family protein, whose translation MAKQALIVVDIQNDYFPQGKWPLVGADAAADNAVRLIKAFRDAGDSVVHIRHEFTSEEAPFFTPNSEGAKLHPKVLNRADEPVVLKHFVNSFRETELKSILDEQGIKELVVVGSMSHMCVDGITRAAADFGYTVTVIHDACATRDLEFNGVTVPAAQVHAAFMAALAFAYASVVSTNEFLIGSQKV comes from the coding sequence ATGGCCAAGCAAGCGCTCATCGTAGTCGATATCCAGAACGACTACTTCCCCCAAGGCAAGTGGCCGCTGGTCGGTGCCGACGCCGCCGCCGACAACGCCGTCCGCCTGATCAAGGCCTTCCGCGACGCGGGGGATTCGGTGGTGCACATCCGCCACGAATTCACTTCCGAAGAGGCGCCGTTTTTCACTCCGAACTCTGAAGGCGCGAAGTTGCACCCGAAAGTGCTCAACCGTGCGGACGAACCGGTGGTGCTCAAGCACTTCGTCAACTCGTTCCGCGAAACCGAGCTGAAATCGATCCTCGACGAGCAAGGCATCAAGGAACTGGTGGTCGTGGGCAGCATGAGCCACATGTGCGTCGACGGCATCACCCGTGCGGCGGCGGATTTTGGCTATACGGTCACCGTCATCCATGATGCCTGCGCGACCCGTGACCTGGAGTTCAATGGCGTGACGGTCCCGGCGGCGCAGGTTCATGCAGCGTTCATGGCGGCCTTGGCGTTTGCCTATGCCAGCGTGGTGTCGACCAACGAGTTCCTGATAGGAAGCCAGAAGGTGTAA
- a CDS encoding DUF3182 family protein has product MTPANSRKLVVAHSVLADAPEHEVETNRALARWLAQILGLKYGGSYDPQLHAGRDLYLLPTQTLVGAAAARQLGVKGPEDLWGGYVDHDFICTKAISHGLLNRHAHAPPGWAPLFSERVRSVVLDGLSVFSLKDARPAAEHLLYTGPIRLKPIHACAGRGQEVIKSLDEFDELLAQPEAEAMFTEGVVLEQDLDQVITHSVGQSRIGGKVLSYCGDQYLTEDAQGEQVYGGSNLLVVPGGYDELLKLDLPEDVRLAIHQAQVFDSAADEAYPGFYASRRNYDIAQGVGSDGRPRSGVLEQSWRMGGASSAEVAALQSFVNDPGMCAIRVSSVETYIDQPLPADAIEVYRGPAQSSDFLLKYVTVKSYDG; this is encoded by the coding sequence ATGACCCCAGCAAACAGCAGGAAACTGGTGGTCGCCCATTCGGTGCTCGCCGATGCGCCAGAGCACGAAGTTGAAACCAACCGTGCACTGGCCCGCTGGCTGGCGCAGATACTGGGGCTCAAGTACGGCGGCAGCTACGACCCGCAGCTGCATGCCGGGCGGGACCTCTACCTGTTGCCGACCCAGACCCTGGTGGGCGCTGCGGCTGCCCGGCAACTGGGGGTCAAGGGGCCGGAGGATTTGTGGGGTGGTTATGTCGACCACGACTTCATCTGCACCAAAGCCATCAGTCACGGATTGCTCAACCGTCACGCCCATGCGCCGCCAGGCTGGGCTCCGTTGTTTTCTGAGCGGGTGCGCAGCGTGGTGCTCGACGGTCTCAGCGTGTTCTCCCTGAAGGATGCGCGCCCGGCGGCGGAGCATCTGTTGTACACCGGGCCGATCCGCCTGAAGCCGATTCATGCCTGTGCCGGACGTGGACAGGAGGTGATCAAGAGCCTCGACGAGTTCGATGAGCTGCTTGCCCAACCCGAGGCTGAGGCGATGTTCACCGAAGGCGTGGTGCTCGAACAGGACCTGGACCAGGTGATCACCCACAGCGTCGGCCAGAGTCGTATCGGCGGCAAGGTACTCAGTTACTGCGGTGATCAATATTTGACCGAGGACGCTCAGGGTGAACAGGTGTATGGCGGATCCAACCTGCTGGTGGTGCCAGGCGGCTATGACGAATTGTTGAAACTGGATCTGCCGGAAGACGTGCGCCTGGCGATCCACCAGGCACAGGTGTTCGACAGCGCGGCGGATGAAGCCTACCCAGGTTTCTATGCCTCGCGGCGCAACTACGACATCGCCCAGGGCGTCGGCAGCGACGGCCGGCCACGCAGCGGTGTGCTCGAACAGTCCTGGCGCATGGGCGGAGCCAGCAGCGCCGAAGTGGCGGCGTTGCAGAGTTTCGTCAACGATCCGGGGATGTGCGCGATTCGTGTGTCTTCGGTGGAAACCTACATCGATCAGCCGCTGCCGGCGGACGCCATCGAGGTGTACCGCGGGCCGGCGCAGTCCAGTGACTTTCTCCTCAAGTACGTGACGGTTAAATCCTATGACGGCTAG